The Microplitis demolitor isolate Queensland-Clemson2020A chromosome 9, iyMicDemo2.1a, whole genome shotgun sequence genomic sequence aaatattctgaattatatttttataattcggtttataaatatttaaatcatattacaatgatttaataaaattaaggaccttgcctttaaataattaaaatttcgtcaaTGACGAATGAGCTCACTTAGGAAACTGAAAACTTTTTCGATTTCCAGAAGAGCTGTTACCAGGTAGTAACATCccttccaataattatttaattataccaattattttattggctataattaaatcaatatttgttataataattatttatgtatatatatttttttcatgacttcCAATGCAGTTAGCAACAACGCATAAAGCATTGGAGTCGAAttcataaatcaatatttattgattcttattttttttttattgtaataaattcattttattatttaaacattttatattttatttcgttttaattattaataacgttgtttatttataatttttctatcaatattttatcatttttgaattttatttcatactttacaataatattcttttcatatttcataattcatttcatttttaattatttattatcattatttattcattcatgtaatttcattaattcatttcattatttcttttatcatttatttcatatttcatatttataaaaattaaatcatttcattatttctctttattatttctttttttataatttcaatatttcttttattcaacatttatttttctattttttttactttttcatttattcataatcattcaataataactttacataaataaaaataatttgaatttaaattcaaatttaaaaatcatcagccGAAATAATGGCTGGAAGTCAtttgcaaattaatttattcatgcaTAGCCAGATGGCATAACatgtatgatttttaataagttgatTGACAGTAAGAATACGACGTCGTGACGtcacaatattaatattaagaggccTGTCATCGcagttttttagttttttctaaTGAGCGGGTTTTTTCCTCATAACTCTCAAACCATCGACGTAAATGGAATCGACTTAAGTAAATTTTCGGAAGGAagttgaatgctctacaaaaaagactGATTGAGATTTTTCGTCAGGTGATCCGTTTCTTTATGATCATGCCTTGAACATTGgtatgatttttcaatttgattGCTCAACCGaaagttttgtaattaatgtaaaaatcagtttccgaaaaaaagacaatgaatatttttaaaggaaGTTAAGTGCTGAACTGAAATAGTCTCTTAACAATTATTGCTAAATTTGgcccttcaaaagttattcaaggttatTGAAGTCGTTTTGACTTAACTttaaccttgaataacttttgacgaAATGAATTTAGCAATAATTGTTAAGAGGTTTTTTTTcgtagagcatttaatttccttcaagaatatttattagcttttttcagaaacttatttttacattaattacaaaattccaaagtcgaccaattaaattgtaaaatcatACAAATGTTGAAGGCATGATTATAAGGAAACGGTTCATctgacgaaaaatttcaatcagacCATTTTTGTAGAAGATTCAATTTCCTTTCAGAAATGTGGTCAAGTCAATTTCGTTTGCCTCCATGGTTTTAGAGTGATGAGACAAAAACCCGctcattagaaaaaattaaaaaactgcgATGATAgacctcttaatattaatattaagggcttaaattttcacaatatttttttttccgcatccgaaataatatttttaacatactctaaaaaaaaatacagtcgatttttttggctcagtctaatatttatattagggtgtgtcaaaaaatatcatttttttttctttttggacACTACCAGAAATTTATAGTgtatgacaaaataaaaattctaacagaagatcagtttttaaattcaaattttacaagCAGCTCATCGCAATTTTTTtccccatgttatttaaatgggaaatgaAAAATCGCGATGAGTTACTACCTctaaaacttgaatttaagaGCTGACCTTCTGacggaatttttattttgtcatataCCATCGATTTTTGGTagtcccaaaaaaaaaaaaaacgttatttttcgacaCACCTTAATTTATAGAGTATACTGAATTTAAGAAACTGACTTTTTTGTCTTAAGTACACAACAGACGATATCGTTCAAGTTTGAGttgtcaatatttatattaatagatTTCTCAtgacaattttctatttttatttccaaaattattcattttattgctTGATTTCTTGATTTTGTAcggaattttcaaatttaaaaggaaaattttcaaaaattaatttatatttaatttatgatgtcGTGTAAATAACTGCTAAGATTAATTTGTATTAATGCCTTTTTTGTGGAACAAATAATTCACTTCTAAGATATATggttcttaattttttaatgtaacatCTTGAAAGTTTTCAGCAAGTATAATATGTTTTAGAAAATGAGACATTATAAacattatattttcttttacttcaTTTCCTGATGTATTTTACGAATTTTAAGCAATTTCtaatacactgtgaaaaattcttattaaattttactatggctgcattgtaacaccggaccataagaaaactagTACagaatttacaagtgtcccagaGTAAACGTATGCacagacgacacgattggggCCTATGCGCATACATTTtgctatgggacacttgtaaattttgtaccagttttcttatggtccggtattacaatgcacccatagtaaaatttgttggaaaattttcacagtgtagtGCAGCTTTTATCTTTAATCAGTTGAAGACTTGATccagttggaaaaaaaaaaaatatttgtgaataactgttatttttttgtattttgtagCTGGAAATCGGTAAGGAtctacttattatttatgagcAAATTAGTAAATCGAGTATTTCAGTATCTGTATTTGTTTCAACTTAAATCTCCATATTACATGCATTATCCTGATCCCATTGCTTTCTTTTCTGCACTTGTAATAGAACGTCTTAAATACGTATTAATGTTATTTCGTTCCATGATGACCATCTCGTtagataaatttcttttttttttttagaaatttatgatattGGTGTTCCAGGACCACTCTCTTTTCAGGTGTTAATGGCAATTTATTTTGGTttcttttagtaattttaaccGCTCGAAGAGCCAAATTTCGATACCCCCAAATTGCATGTGACATTAccgttataaattttgatggttTATACTGTCTAAATGCTTCGGTATGTGAAAGGCTAGAAACGTATATTTGTCCTCCAATGTGAACTGGGTCAATTATGCGCTGATCTTCTTTATCTTCGGCGTGTTGTAGTTGCTGCCGAAGTTGTTCTACTAATCGTTGTCGTCGCCGATGTTCTTCTAATTCCTTGACTTGTCTTAGTTTATGTTGCCTTTGTAGTTCTTCTAATCGCTGTTTTAGTCGTTGCTCTTGTAATTGTTGTTCTTGTTGTCGTTGTAGTCGTTGGAGatcttcattattatcatcagaATGTCGTTGACGGGGCATTGGTTGCATTTCGTCATTTAATTGCCTATTTTCctccattaatttttctattgtttcattgttattattgttctgTACTTCCTGAAACAAAGTCGTAGATAAAGAAAGACTTTTCActgctttaaatattttttcacattttcaaaatattttttaactcaccTCATTACTGCCATGAGTTACATTAACGTGCCTCCCATGAGTATTTGTAGTTAATTGTTGAACCTgcaaataaagataattaatgactgaaaataaatttttactttcgcACCTGCTGAATAATGATTTAAGTTaccaaaaacaaattttattcaaagttaaGCTCTACTTTCAATGTACAAGCGGAATTTTTTCTGTaacttgaaattataatatataataataatataagcaAACCAATCTACAATCGATAGTgcattttttaccatttcctTCATTTGCTTATTAAACTACGCAATGTCACGTTCGCTTGTATTTTTAATCTAAGTGAATGcacttttaattatctattggccgtattaatattaaaaaaaatacctaaattaacattttattgctgagcattgtttaaaaaagtctttttgataattactttttttccgaAGGCACACGTGATACACAGAGGTAAATAAAATCACTAAAATGCTGAATTAAGCAAATATATCCATCGAATCTTACAATCGCTAAAAGCTACTCTAACAAAGTTTGAatgatttttactttatttaacgGACCTAAGCTTCATGGTCTTTTGCTCTTTAGAACAAATCGATTAGCTTAGAGGCTTAATCATTTCCAATTTTCTAtacgtgtatttttttttgtttattgctGATTTatttggattaaaataaaataatctatgcATTCAATTTCGAAGTTCATATTCGTGTGAGGGTATGTCTTATTTTGATTACACACAACAagtgtttcaaaaatttttagagcttACTTGAGAATAAACTTCTTACATTTACGTAAGTCTGCACGCCATGTGTTAGATTATGGAGCTATAATGCTATTAAAGTTGTAATGTATGTGTAGCTATTCAGCTGTACGTTGATCTCCGTATATTTCATGACCTAAGTAGATATATGTACATTTCAGTTTTGATCTCCTCATATCTCGATACATCAACAAATGTCAACCAAATAAAGAGTTTCAATCTGCATaccaacaaaattattattcgggtaatcttatactttttcaataaatctttttttttttttcaaaaataattttttagcatagtgaacgaatttttttgcttttatttgtaatacaaacttacaaaataaaataattgtcagtTGCAACTTTaaacgtttgaaaaaaaaatcaaaagttggaccatttagtttttttttaatctggtTGGTTAAGCATAATATGTCttagaaaattaatcaaaaattacgtGTCGGAAAATAACGTTATTCttgaaaatagaaattaattttgtagagACTAAGTTTACGACGAAATGCATTTTTCCGGAgttctcaaaaataataaagttttaagttCTTCTTTTCAAGATAACTATTTTCTCATGTTCaactaattataaacaatattaaaagaaCAAATATCACTGTCAATCAACTCTAATAtactaatgaatataatagtttgatatctataaaaaactattaaaacttaataactgttgagaaaaactttttcacaTGCACTGTTATTAGTGCTGAGTTTTTAACGAGtgctaattattataacaatgaaatttgaatttttgtttaattttctttaaatttcgaCTTAAATGTTTGTTTTAAATGGATTTGATTCATTATTATCACGGCACGTGAAAATAAGTCACCAGTTTGAAAGAGAGccagtttgttttttttggttttttaattatttgaaatattgatGAAATTGTAGCAATTACTGTTAATCGACCGAGTTTACTTTTACGTTGAGTAAATACCGATATGTCTCATTGAACTTATATTGCCTAACTTCCatactaaattaaatatccgaacaaaaataatatatttcatgtATTATGTCCCGTACATGAGACATAATTTCTTACGcatatttctttttaacacagatatatattttttcagtacGTAATTACCAAGTATAAGGTAAGATCAGGACTGTCATACTTTTTTGAAAAgctaattaattcaaattcaatatttttacacatCTACTACATTAAATATTCACATGATGGTAccgattacattttttttacctggTCTGCTGTGTTGTTTGTCTGATTTATAAGATTATTTTGATGTTCTCGgccttataattaaaattaatttctgttttaattttaattataattcatttctgttttattgtaaattttattttgtgattaattcaaaacaaagttgaattcaaaaatttttgatgaataatGAAGTGaattgagttaattaattgataagctaaaataataaatttttttctgttattaattcattacttatttttttcctttgtttctattgagtttagaaaaaaatggacactaacaattttgtagaaaataaaatttcctataaaatagtcgagagcaaaattaaaaaaaaataatttctttgtgtagttattttaaaaataaaaacaaaaaaattttaaaatgttatttaaatgggaaaggaAACCCCTCTTTGCGCGACTTTAATTTTTGAGATGTTGAGATCAAACTttaggagaattttttttttcatatcgaAGAAACTTTTAAGATAcgtttaatcgaaaaaaaaaaacttattttgacacagtctaatatttgtgtatataccctgcttaaaaaatccgatagattcttataaaaaaaattttatgagaatgaatcggTAAAGTGTcccatcgaaaaatgatagtcCATATTAGAACCTATGAGAATATTCAGCACCGAGCATAATCCGATAGAAActtataacgttctcttctattttacgcgtcccacggcggagtgtggttggcgctcaatagccgttatggctctccgttggttgaaaaactgaaaataaaatagtaacaaaacaaaatgtcccacctggagatatcctgaatctccctggacccGCAGCTcggctcaggctgggttagacaacctagttgggcgccagttcgtgtgccccacgaacaaaattaattcaaaataaaacaatggagaaaaatgaaaatgaaaataaaattaatgacagGGTAACAGTTTCAGATTTCAGGAAAAGGAAAGCAAGAAAAGAGATAGcagtactttaaataaataaatttaaataactaccgggttgatgaccatttgtttcaaatatatttaaattaaaaattaattaatcaaatatatcgcatactcacataaacaatatcaaaaaaataatagtagttcacttacaacaaaaataaagatagTATGCGTATaccaaaattataatcaaaataataatgctgATTAAACAATAAGCATATCAAACGCAAAAATAACTTATCGAAcgtacaaaatataatcactCGTCTGTGATTAGCAtaggaatatataaatattagtaagTAATAATCTCACTCGCACGGGAACATAAacaaaactaaatataatGCAAGGAGAACAATCTCAGAATAATACTTCAATAatggtaaattattatattagtcgcaaatgaatattaaataaaataatctcataTAGGAATTTGAAGTATTTCCAGTAAGAATTGCCAGTAATttccaatggtgaattttacggtattcaccaaataatattatcctaaactcaaataataaagataaatagcACTCTTGGACAAAACAATTATGAATGATATTTATACCTTTGTATCTCTCTcacgtgataattaaaataataaaataataatacgcaccagaaaataataaatatagcagtaataatttacattaataataaatgataatgaaaaaaataaccaaataattatcacaatcaatatttggtaaaatagtactgaatattttcactgattgtattcgtatttactgagtataatattcacgcattccatcatatgcttatgacaaattattaatactcagAATTCACTATCTCTCTTACGCTTAtgctatatacaaatgatcgtcaactcgggaaccaaatTACAggccaatgtattagccaaaaaagtacttacagtttacgtattattcaactcccttggttgcacgctaatacggtaaatgtattttcctttatgcgatttatcaaaaatgcttaaataatgccaatgggtttatattatctactcaaataccaaatggcgacaaatttataattattttaatgtaacagagcacatacgctactcttacagagactttCCCACGCCTGACCacggcagcacgtgaatctcatgccggcacctaggccgacgccattttgtcgtatatctcactttgaccaatggagatatacaactgtcacatgttatttctttacagtaccaccaacgtactacataactttggccgtgtaatttatcaagttcccgacgctaaacgaccaattgtatatttcataattaattgtcaatatgatttaccgataaatcaaccaatgatttattcataaaactaataaatttatttataataaataaatttacggatGCCGACTGTTGCGTTGACGTgcatgcgccaaccaattcaaaataatcataagcacataaatgaaatgcgcaTCTATATTCCCAGCgctacaaaaatccaaatatatacgcaaattaatcagtgaaatctcctgattcaaatacaatttatacgtAAGAAACcaataaagtataattaacgcaataattaaataaaatcttacatgtaaacaaCCAATAATTAGAATAACAATGTCGGATGAggcgtgtgagcagcgtgtgctgccctctgttgctcaccgacctgatgcgagactgccgcgatatctAAATATCGTGATAAACTTACCAAATCCTTCAACTTAtgtctcattcattcttatataaaatttgttctaCATGTTCACATTTTTATCAGAATGATTAGGAATGCGTTGTATTTATACATTTCGTAAAAGAATCAATTGGAAATATAGACGTCTTGTTTCTTCTTGTTGTAAAAGAATGAATgggaaaatagttttattttttcacgtaAATTCGTAAGCGACATTCTTATGGGAatctatgagataataatttgcaATGCGTCAATTTCTTATAAGATTCTATGGGTACAAGTTTACACCAGTCTTACCTTtgtataagaatgaatgagaaaatagttttattattttaacgttAATTCGTAGGCGACATACTTATGGGTttctatgagataataataaaaaaaaatgagagaaatatcgtatatttctgtttcctaagataattaaaaactatttggagtaatttaaattttgaaattattttcagttgaattgaataagaaaacaaaatcatttatttctttgtttaaaaaaataatttaattactagttgACAACTCATTTTAACCCACTGAGAGTTATACAGTagactctggttataagttacaTCGGACGCTCTACTCACTCTCACGTCAATTTCATTCTTTCCTGTAAGTAAGTGAGAGTATAGACAGAAATACaacttataaccagagtctactgtacattattttttaacttcggtaaagaagaaatctttaattattttctaacatGTGATGGGACTCGAACTGACGACCCCTTGATTGAAGCTCTGAAAACAGTTCAAAGTCAAGTGCTTTATAGCCCGCTCGGCCACCACATGCATTTggaaatcgaaatttattcttttacttaagGCTATCCAGTACTATATATGGCCAAgactaagcttaaaaaaaattatttttatttattattgaaatttttataatatgatgttctctttattttttgtaatagttttaaattcatttaatgcatttttttaaaggaaGTTACTCAAtcgtttcttttcttttttcataatcttgAAAAATGACAGTttgaaactttattaaattgattaaattacaagaaaaaacagataaaattcgactcaaatattcttaaaatgttttccgataaaaaaaaaacacatgtttgtttttaatatttttttttagtcttaaaaaaaaatatagcgtaaaaattcatttgtttacaactaattgtttgtttagtaaacaaatgaaaaattatttttttataaaacaaaagaacatgataaattatgattaaaaaacaaatagttcattaatattaatactaagcaacaaaaaaaattgttaattagcaaatgcgttttttagcaataaaaaaatttttttaagggacgatttttttcttaaaaatcattattttcatcaagcatcttattcacaaaaaaaaattttttaaaatcgtattaacaatgcatttgtttataataattatttgaacaatgtaagtaaattttttttttaaattattgttaaatagcttttagcaataaaaaaacaaaataatcgaaaaaataaaattccttttttttcggTGGATTATTGTTAATCCATGTATTTAgaaagaaccaaattttttttatttcttaatatttatatttaatcagttAAATTGATTCTATTAACGCACGTGCATGCGCTGCTACACGTTTTTAGTCCTATTTTTAccgctaaattaaaattataaatattgttggtaCAGTTCGGAGAGACAGgacttttttttggaaatttcctgCTCTCTGAGGATCTTTTTACAGATTTTGGATATCTCAAATAGTTGTTGAACTATTTGTAACAAACCAaaccacattttttttttttttttttttttttactaaattgttaataacttacaatttttggcaggcccaaatttccactttaattttttttttatagatgccaCTTCGAATCAAATCAGaccttaatcataattttcggtAGTCTTGGACAGATTTTCGTCAAAAAGGCACTTGTTGACTAGATTAATATGTTTATATGCGTAAATACCGTAACTTATATGAGACATATTCCCGTTTGTAAGTCATTGAACTTACAAACGGgaatatgataaattttattattttctcataaaattcaattataaatgacaggatcattttctcatgcgttcttattaaaacagaaattttgtaaattttattattttcttttagaatCCAATTGTGactggtaaaaatattttcggatACGTTCTCATACAAACgggaagtttataaattttgttatattctcataggatctaattattagtgacaggatcatttcctcatacattctcattaaaacaaaaattttgttaatttatcaatttatcatAGATTCCAGTTGTAAGTGACAAGATCATTTCCTAATACATTCTCAtccaaatagaaattttgtcaattttatcattttctcaTAGAGTCCCATCATTACTGACGGAATGATTTCTTCATACGTTCTcatagaaacaaaaattttgctaattttattattttctcatagattccatTTGTTAGTGACTAAatcatttcctcatacattctcaactgaatagaaattttgtaaattttattattttgttatagaTCCCTATAAATCCCGTGAATGTTTTATCCCATCCAACcttataaaaactcattttttataaacatttgtattttccgatagattcttataaagAATCCCTTAtcagaatctatgagaaaataatttttttaaatacctcctatacaatctcataaaattcagtaagttctatgagaagagGACTCCCGCTTCCCATAGAACTCAttgattctcataaaattcctaTGAAAATTCATAAGAAGCTATCGGAtcttatgagattttttaagcagggtaactgataaatttgcaaggttttcaattttttcttcactGAATAACATCTGACTGCCTAtatagtatttatatttacaaataagttgaatttcaaaaagaaatttttacataagccagagaaatttttttaggtacTAAAAAACTTGATATCGATGtgttttaactaatttttttttttttaaattttagttacaataaaaaaatttactacttCAAACATTCGGAGATTTTTcaagattaattaataattaattaattgacaattgTATGTATTTAAGTCTATGCTTAAAAACTTAGTTTTCACTTtggaaaattttctcatttgtaGTTGAACTATGAAAAGATGGAAGAAATATTCCCACGATTGCTAatgtattcaattttttggttATCTGGAATGGactaataatgtaaaaaacatGCTGAATTTGATACTAAtccaaaataatataaaggtaaaaaaaaaaaaaaaaatttcataatataaaaaaaagcactCATCTTTCGTCAAATtctatatttcaaaaattttaagttgtaAATGTAAggtcacaattttttattcgaaatttctattaattttttcgataaaaaaaacctttttctAGCTCGTGAACTCGcttaatcttttaaattatttctgggTCTTGCTAACTTTGATCTCGATCTTTTCTATAGTTCATCCcgcttttttataaaataaaattttaccgtTCGACTAATCAGTGAGAATTCTAAAATTCACCAACGAGAATagattgaataataataaatatagcaATAGAgtcaattaaaatgtaaaaaaaaaaatagtgaaaatatctaatttgaataaaatatttttattgttgttgaaaaagcataataataagaaaagtaaatagtttttttcacttttaccCACATCACATTAACTGATAAAGATTAAAttgcaagaaataaaaattaataatgttatgtcatgtaaaataaactactattgaaaaatattaacaattcattataattttaaatattttacgaaagtaatttcttttcaaatacttactttcagtttttaatattatgcATTTGACGGATTTTCCGAACTTCAGTAcataataaactttatttttagtcacttggttgtaatttttaaaatcttttatgaATTTTGTGTCCGTCGTAGATAtctttttatctgaaattgttTCAACTTGAGCATACCTCATCATGATTATATCTTTGGGCCTGTGCGAGCCTGTTTGATGCGTTTAAGAGGATGGTCACCGCGGAAATAACACTTGCAGTCGAGAGTCAAACCTTGTTAAACTCTGCTATATTTATGTGCGAGAACAGCTGATCATATACGCATGCGCCAAACAACTCTTAGCTCGAGAGTATGTACCGTGAAAGACTGATAGTATAAAATGTGTGTAGACcaatgtgttaaaaaaaattaatattttttcttttcaggTCGCATAAtctcaaaagtttttttgggagcgaaaaaaaatcctcctaAGAAATTAGTCAGATATCTCTAAAATTTCACTGGTGCTTGACAATTTGATTTTCCGATTTAaaatacaagtaaaaaaattatgactgGTAGACTTATACAGGAAATCAAtttccct encodes the following:
- the LOC128668681 gene encoding putative uncharacterized protein DDB_G0274435 codes for the protein MEENRQLNDEMQPMPRQRHSDDNNEDLQRLQRQQEQQLQEQRLKQRLEELQRQHKLRQVKELEEHRRRQRLVEQLRQQLQHAEDKEDQRIIDPVHIGGQIYVSSLSHTEAFRQYKPSKFITVMSHAIWGYRNLALRAVKITKRNQNKLPLTPEKRVVLEHQYHKFLKKKKKFI